ATTAAGTCTTTCGTGAGCCGGGCCGGTGGAGAGGTATTCAACTTGGAGTGAGGCAGGCGCGATCCGGTACGAATCCCTCCACCCTGGGTCACCCATGCATACTGCACGATCTGTTTTTTGGACTGTGGCGTTCGTCACCCTGGTTGCGATTACCGGGTGCGAGAAACCGAAACGTTACACCCCGGTTCACCTGGTCCCGGTGCGCGGAAAGGTATTCACGGACGGGAACCCGGCGGCCGGGGCCACCGTTCGGTTCCACCCGCGGAACGCGACCCCGGGCGCTCTAACGCCGGTTGCCAAGACCGGCCCGGACGGGTCATTCGAGCTGACGACCTACGAGAACCAGGACGGC
This region of Gemmata massiliana genomic DNA includes:
- a CDS encoding carboxypeptidase regulatory-like domain-containing protein — its product is MHTARSVFWTVAFVTLVAITGCEKPKRYTPVHLVPVRGKVFTDGNPAAGATVRFHPRNATPGALTPVAKTGPDGSFELTTYENQDGAPPGEYDVTLRLDEPTGRDAEMVDRFRGRFADPKKPAWQVRIEDRSTELDPFIAK